A single region of the Polyodon spathula isolate WHYD16114869_AA chromosome 5, ASM1765450v1, whole genome shotgun sequence genome encodes:
- the zgc:112001 gene encoding ankyrin repeat domain-containing protein 9, translating to MSAGANAGKLPYDDHSRQGKFLSYVFYQAVRDHKPVWMLEDMRTMESFYWEENTSQRTYSPSEALLYAVVHDHQAYAQYLLSHYSEEALQMPGERFCCSPSSAPHLAMAVRYDRRDILGLILQVAHRLPSLRSYLNRKGCFHLEDGKTPLHLACDLLRSESVLFLLGNGASPQAEDHKGMTPLDVILEQLWDSKVNVEPKKRCLDNLLLFMPALRFKMKRSLEGDPSSWKKVLGEDKFSYLIGKTPAPLFLTTMQRILQLLPPAQFPKSLQDLPIPASLKPLPVPYKKQRIPVNVV from the coding sequence ATGTCTGCCGGTGCCAATGCTGGCAAACTGCCGTACGACGATCACAGCAGACAGGGCAAGTTCTTGTCCTATGTGTTCTACCAGGCTGTGCGGGACCACAAGCCAGTGTGGATGCTGGAAGACATGCGGACGATGGAATCGTTCTACTGGGAGGAGAACACCAGCCAAAGGACATACTCCCCTTCTGAAGCACTGCTTTACGCTGTAGTACACGATCACCAAGCCTATGCGCAATACCTGCTGAGTCACTATTCGGAGGAGGCTTTGCAAATGCCAGGGGAGCGCTTCTGCTGCTCTCCTTCCTCCGCGCCGCACCTGGCCATGGCTGTGAGGTATGACAGAAGGGACATTTTGGGGCTCATCCTGCAGGTGGCACACCGGCTCCCCAGTCTGAGGTCCTACCTAAACCGCAAGGGCTGCTTCCACCTGGAGGATGGCAAGACCCCATTGCACCTTGCCTGCGACCTGCTGCGCTCCGAATCGGTGCTTTTTCTCTTGGGGAACGGTGCGTCGCCACAAGCGGAGGACCACAAAGGCATGACACCACTAGACGTTATTTTGGAACAGCTGTGGGACTCGAAGGTCAACGTGGAACCCAAAAAGCGCTGCCTGGACAACTTGCTGCTGTTCATGCCCGCGCTGCGATTCAAAATGAAGAGGTCGTTGGAAGGTGACCCCTCCAGTTGGAAGAAGGTGCTTGGGGAGGATAAATTCAGCTACCTCATTGGGAAAACCCCGGCCCCTTTGTTTCTAACGACTATGCAAAGAATCCTGCAGCTCCTTCCCCCGGCGCAGTTCCCCAAAAGCCTGCAAGATCTCCCCATACCTGCCTCATTAAAACCATTGCCTGTGCCCTACAAAAAGCAGCGGATCCCAGTAAATGTGGTATAG